The Planctellipticum variicoloris DNA window ATCACTGCATTCGAAGGGACAAAATCGTTCATGTCTGATGCGGTAGAACGCTCTTACGTCACTGGCCATCGCACGCGAAGCGATGGAAGCCTGGAACCACAGATCTCAAAAGTCATGGACGGACTGAGTCTGCAGATGAAGTCGTTGATCGCCGCAGATGGTCGGTCGACGCAACTTCGATTTCAGTGGCAGCATTCGGAAGTGACTGATGTCGAAGTTCTCGAAATGCACGGTTCCGGCCAGGAGACGACCATTCAGATTCCGCATGTCAGTCAGACCGCGGACAGCGTTGCGGCGACGATTCCGGACGGACACTCGCTGCTGATCGCACCTCTGCGCCGCAACAAGCAGGGGCAGTTGATGATGTTTCTGGTGAGGCCGCGCGTCTTGACCGCCGAGGAGCTGAAGTAGAGGGCGTGCGTTGGAAAAAAATCGGCCGGGCGCGCCCGGCCCTACTGGAACCGCACGCAATAGATCTGCGGCAGATGCGCGCTGACGCATTCCCACTGGTCGCCGCCGTCTTCCGTCACCCACAACCCGCCGGTCGACGAACCCATCGCCAGCCGGTCGCCGGTCCCGTCGATGTCCAGCGCATGGCGGAAGACGATGTCGTAACAGTGTGACTGCGGCAGGCCGCGAGTGAGCGCATCGAACGACTGACCGCCGTCGCGGGTCCGAGTGACGACCAGTTTCCCATCCACCGGCACTCGGCATTCATCTTTCACCCCCGGAACGAACCACGCCGACTGCGGATCTTTCGGATGGACCGCGACAGCGAAGCCGAAGACGGAGGGCTTGACGTTCTCGATCTCCGTCCACGACCGCCCGGCGTCTGTCGAGCGAAAAATCCCGTTGTGGTGCTGGACCCACAGTGCGTCGGGACTCGCCGGGCACTGCACCAGCCTGTGCGGATCCTGGGCGTTGGGTTCGTAAGCCTGTTCCGGCGGCATGTAAGCGGCCCGCATTCCCTTGGCCCGGACTTCCCACGTCTCGCCGCCGTCTTCGGTCACCCATGCGCCGCCGCACGAGATCCCGACCGTCACGTGCTGGCTGTTCCGGGGATCGACGGCGACCGAGTGAATGCCGGGGCTGTCTTTGCCGCCGCCGAACCAATGCCAGCGGTCGTCACGATCCCACAGCGACCGGATCATCTCCCACGTCGCCCCGCGGTCGGTCGAACGAAACAGCCCGCCGGGGATTGTCCCCGCCCACAGCGTCCCCGGCTGATCGGCGCCGCCCGGGGTCAGCTCCCAGATCTCCTTGAGGCTCGAAAAGTCGCGTCGCGCCCCGATCTCGCCGGCGTCCGCCTGCTTCTTCCGGTCCTCGTCGGTCAGCGGGGGAAAGGCTGGCACGCCGACTTCCTCCCACGTCTGCCCCTCATCGGACGACCGCTGCAGCTTGGTGCCGAAATGCCCGTGATCGATCGCCACGTACAAGGTCCCGTCGCGCGGATCGCGCAGCGACATCGTGGCGTTCTGGCCCAGGAAGTCGACTTTCGCGACCTGCCACTTCCCGGCAGAGCGGTCGACGGTAAAGAACCCCTTGCGAGTGG harbors:
- a CDS encoding WD40/YVTN/BNR-like repeat-containing protein, which gives rise to MSDRLHVATRKGFFTVDRSAGKWQVAKVDFLGQNATMSLRDPRDGTLYVAIDHGHFGTKLQRSSDEGQTWEEVGVPAFPPLTDEDRKKQADAGEIGARRDFSSLKEIWELTPGGADQPGTLWAGTIPGGLFRSTDRGATWEMIRSLWDRDDRWHWFGGGKDSPGIHSVAVDPRNSQHVTVGISCGGAWVTEDGGETWEVRAKGMRAAYMPPEQAYEPNAQDPHRLVQCPASPDALWVQHHNGIFRSTDAGRSWTEIENVKPSVFGFAVAVHPKDPQSAWFVPGVKDECRVPVDGKLVVTRTRDGGQSFDALTRGLPQSHCYDIVFRHALDIDGTGDRLAMGSSTGGLWVTEDGGDQWECVSAHLPQIYCVRFQ